A stretch of Henckelia pumila isolate YLH828 chromosome 4, ASM3356847v2, whole genome shotgun sequence DNA encodes these proteins:
- the LOC140862659 gene encoding uncharacterized protein: protein MVYGTEVFLPAEIGQGSDRIMAYGENNQELRAMYLNLLEENRTRTAIRLAAYRKKVTRAYNKRVHPKAFQEGDLVMRKIQHQGERGKLDAKYEGPFKVIGKSGIAAYYLEDSQGKKGKSPWNAQHLKRYYP from the coding sequence ATGGTGTACGGGACTGAAGTTTTCCTTCCAGCGGAGATTGGACAAGGGAGTGATCGGATAATGGCATATGGAGAAAACAATCAAGAGTTAAGGGCAATGTATCTCAACTTATTGGAAGAGAATAGGACCCGAACAGCAATAAGACTGGCAGCCTATCGAAAAAAAGTAACTCGTGCTTACAATAAAAGGGTGCATCCTAAGGCTTTTCAGGAAGGAGATTTGGTTATGCGAAAGATTCAACATCAAGGAGAGAGAGGAAAGTTAGACGCCAAGTATGAGGGACCATTCAAGGTGATAGGAAAATCCGGAATAGCCGCTTATTACTTGGAGGACTCCCAAGGCAAGAAAGGGAAAAGTCCGTGGAATGCACAACACTTGAAAAGATACTATCCCTAG